A genomic stretch from Schistosoma haematobium chromosome 4, whole genome shotgun sequence includes:
- a CDS encoding hypothetical protein (EggNog:ENOG41037Y9~COG:S) — MLPPNDLLQLTDEDVKTLKKCRQISFWRGSLPFSIGALLAVSAADKYGWFSKRKMFRFPSYFFGVTIGYFVGQFSCAGECRRMFLQLNNSRIKDQILRMETPGTFQPTPGSPIIVNTPVEKHPPMNYEQRRQFYNKQREQSTSPYPSSKPPTTIEEEDTTSDQTNSSLSYFDNDRPISSFYYDNDVYRPKEE, encoded by the coding sequence ATGTTACCACCAAATGACTTATTGCAACTGACGGATGAGGATGTAAAAACATTAAAGAAGTGCAGACAAATCTCATTTTGGAGAGGCAGTCTCCCATTCTCCATCGGTGCTCTTTTAGCTGTTAGTGCTGCTGATAAATATGGATGGTTTTCAAAGCGTAAGATGTTTCGTTTTCCATCTTATTTTTTCGGAGTTACCATTGGTTATTTCGTTGGGCAATTCAGTTGTGCAGGAGAATGTAGACGTATGTTTCTCCAGCTTAACAATAGTCGAATCAAAGATCAGATTCTTAGAATGGAAACTCCCGGAACATTTCAACCTACTCCTGGTTCACCTATAATTGTAAATACACCTGTAGAAAAACATCCACCTATGAATTATGAACAACGTAGACAGTTTTATAATAAGCAACGTGAACAATCTACATCTCCGTACCCCAGTTCCAAACCACCGACAACGATTGAAGAAGAGGATACAACATCCGATCAAACAAACTCAAGTCTATCGTACTTTGATAATGATAGACCAATTAGTTCATTTTATTATGATAATGATGTCTATCGACCTAAAGAGGAATAA